From one Streptomyces sp. Q6 genomic stretch:
- a CDS encoding vWA domain-containing protein — protein sequence MRFDRTGADSLRRRGGALLAAALAGGLLLTGCGGPGDSADSATDKARGFHGGTGNSSSGNNGNADEPAPSVAPEGKDKTPEANPNHLSTFALDVDTASYGYARRSLEEGRLPDAGTVRVEEFVNSFRQNYPRPEGNGFSVTMDGARTGADGWRLMRVGLATAQAPSSGERPPAALTFVVDISGSMAEPGRLDLVKESLATLTGQLGADDSIALVTFSDTAETVLPMTLLGARDGEARDRVLDAVDTLEPTDSTNLDAGIRTGYDTAVEGVRSGATNRVVLLSDALANTGQTEADVILERIADARREHGITLFGVGVGSDYGDALMEQLADKGDGHTTYVSTPADARKVFVQQLPANVELRARDAKAQVAFDRRNVTDFRLLGYENRRVADDDFRDDRVDGGEIGPGHTVTALYAVKLGEGASGRVAKATVRWLDPESRAPREESGTVAVSDLDQDLWSDGTEPRLRVDAVAAYFAQRLGDGSDKAFPEEPSLTELAVLCRDLAEETEDADVRAMAQAIRQAAGLKPQ from the coding sequence ATGAGGTTCGACAGGACGGGAGCGGATTCCCTACGACGCCGCGGCGGGGCACTGCTCGCCGCGGCACTGGCAGGCGGACTGCTGCTCACGGGTTGCGGCGGCCCGGGGGACTCGGCGGACTCGGCGACGGACAAGGCGCGAGGTTTCCACGGCGGCACCGGAAACAGCAGCAGCGGGAACAACGGCAACGCGGACGAACCCGCGCCGTCCGTGGCACCGGAAGGCAAGGACAAAACTCCCGAGGCGAACCCGAACCACCTCTCCACGTTCGCCCTGGACGTCGACACGGCCTCCTACGGCTACGCCCGCCGCTCCCTGGAGGAGGGCCGCCTGCCGGACGCGGGAACGGTGAGGGTGGAGGAGTTCGTCAACAGCTTCCGGCAGAACTACCCGCGCCCCGAGGGCAACGGCTTCTCCGTGACGATGGACGGCGCCCGCACCGGCGCCGACGGCTGGCGCCTGATGCGGGTGGGCCTCGCGACGGCGCAGGCCCCGTCCTCGGGCGAACGCCCACCGGCGGCGCTGACGTTCGTGGTGGACATCTCCGGTTCCATGGCGGAGCCGGGCCGCCTGGACCTGGTCAAGGAGTCGTTGGCGACGCTCACCGGACAACTCGGCGCGGACGACTCGATCGCTCTGGTCACGTTCAGCGACACGGCCGAGACCGTGCTGCCGATGACACTCCTGGGCGCTCGTGACGGCGAGGCCCGCGACCGGGTCCTCGATGCCGTGGACACCCTGGAACCCACGGATTCGACCAATCTGGACGCGGGGATCCGCACCGGTTACGACACGGCCGTGGAGGGCGTGCGCTCCGGTGCGACGAACCGGGTCGTCCTCCTGTCCGACGCGCTCGCCAACACGGGCCAGACCGAGGCCGACGTGATCCTGGAGCGCATCGCGGACGCCCGCCGCGAGCACGGGATCACGCTCTTCGGGGTGGGCGTCGGCAGCGACTACGGGGACGCGCTCATGGAGCAACTGGCCGACAAGGGGGACGGCCACACGACGTACGTGTCGACGCCGGCGGACGCGCGCAAGGTGTTCGTCCAACAGCTGCCGGCGAACGTCGAGTTGAGGGCGAGGGATGCGAAGGCGCAGGTCGCCTTCGACCGGCGCAACGTCACGGACTTCCGGCTCCTCGGCTACGAGAACCGCCGCGTCGCCGACGACGACTTCCGCGACGATCGCGTGGACGGCGGTGAGATCGGCCCCGGCCACACGGTGACGGCCCTGTACGCGGTGAAGCTCGGCGAGGGCGCGTCGGGCCGGGTCGCCAAGGCGACGGTCCGCTGGCTGGACCCCGAGAGCCGTGCGCCCCGGGAGGAGTCCGGCACCGTGGCCGTGTCCGACCTGGATCAGGATCTCTGGTCGGACGGGACGGAACCCCGCCTGCGGGTCGACGCGGTGGCGGCGTACTTCGCGCAGAGGCTGGGAGACGGATCGGACAAGGCGTTCCCGGAAGAGCCGTCGCTGACAGAACTGGCGGTGCTCTGCCGCGACTTGGCGGAGGAGACAGAGGACGCGGACGTACGGGCAATGGCCCAGGCGATCCGACAGGCAGCAGGCCTGAAGCCACAATAG
- a CDS encoding ABC transporter permease, protein MSATQTPPAPAPTPVAETADGYRPGRTLPLRVELIRQVKRRRTLAMAAVLALLPFILVIAFAIGGDPGGRNGAVTLMDTATASGANFAATCLFVSAGFLLVIPVALFCGDTIASEANWSSLRYLLAAPVPRARLLWSKLTVALGLSLAAMVLLPLVALGVGTAAYGWGPLEIPTGGALDAGTAAQRLLVVIAYVFVSQLVTAGLAFWLSTKTDNPLGAVGGAVFLTIVGNVLDAVTALGDWRDFLPAHWQFAWADMIQPQPEWSGMIQGTAVSVAYAVVLFALAFRNFARKDVVS, encoded by the coding sequence ATGAGTGCCACGCAAACACCCCCAGCCCCGGCCCCGACCCCGGTGGCGGAGACGGCCGACGGCTACCGCCCCGGCCGCACCCTCCCGCTCCGCGTGGAGCTGATCCGCCAGGTGAAGCGCCGCCGCACCCTGGCCATGGCAGCCGTACTGGCCCTGCTCCCGTTCATCCTGGTCATCGCCTTCGCGATCGGCGGCGACCCCGGCGGCCGCAACGGCGCGGTGACCCTGATGGACACGGCTACAGCGTCCGGCGCGAACTTCGCGGCGACCTGCCTGTTCGTCTCCGCCGGCTTCCTGCTCGTCATCCCGGTCGCCCTCTTCTGCGGCGACACCATCGCCTCCGAGGCGAACTGGTCCAGCCTGCGCTACCTCCTCGCCGCCCCCGTCCCGCGCGCCCGCCTCCTGTGGTCCAAGCTGACCGTCGCCCTGGGCCTCAGCCTCGCCGCGATGGTGCTGCTCCCGCTGGTCGCGCTCGGCGTGGGCACGGCCGCGTACGGCTGGGGCCCGCTGGAGATCCCGACGGGCGGCGCGCTCGACGCGGGTACGGCGGCCCAGCGCCTTCTCGTGGTGATCGCGTACGTCTTCGTGTCCCAACTGGTCACGGCGGGGCTCGCGTTCTGGCTGTCGACGAAGACGGACAACCCCCTCGGCGCGGTGGGCGGCGCGGTCTTCCTGACCATCGTCGGCAACGTCCTGGACGCGGTCACGGCGCTGGGCGACTGGCGCGATTTCCTGCCCGCGCACTGGCAGTTCGCCTGGGCGGACATGATCCAGCCGCAGCCGGAGTGGAGCGGCATGATCCAGGGGACGGCGGTCTCGGTGGCGTACGCGGTGGTCCTGTTCGCGCTGGCGTTCCGAAACTTCGCACGCAAAGACGTGGTCTCGTAA
- a CDS encoding alpha/beta fold hydrolase: protein MDLRLGAWRERVRGRPRRWIAATAALVVLAGAGTWSAAAASDGEPAVQRQDRMMPMGGGVRIDTSYFTSGSPTDKRPAVLLAHGFGGSKADLRAEAEKLSRDGYAVLTWSARGFGRSNGKIGLNDPKGEVADVSRMIDWLAKRPEVRLDKPGDPRVGVTGASYGGAVSLLAAGHDDRVDAIAPQITYWNLADALFPDGVFKKLWAGIFFTSGSADIGARTSEAGLQCGRFQKQLCDMYQRVAVSGEPDAAARKLLAERSPVAVGNRIKVPTLIAQGQTDSLFPLGQADEMARQIKANGAPVDVDWLAGGHDGGDMEVARTETRVASWFDRYLKQDKSADTGPAFRVTRTGGVDSTDGAATLRGASGETYPGLRGDKRVAVPLKSATETFENPPGGGPPSISAVPGLGSVSRLSSLGFGLSLDFPGQFARFDSAPLRNEVRITGSPTVRAHVKSSTGTAVLFAKVYDAGPAGTREVLPSQLVTPIKVTGAGGNGKNVTITLPAIDHEVQKGHRLRLVLSATDLGYASPAKPATYQVSLHDGALSLPTAPDVETAAAPLPSWVWWLPIGAVVIAAALLLTARRRTTAPAPDPALAEVPLQITDLSKRYAKSTDRYAVRDVSFTVEKGQVLGLLGPNGAGKTTTLRMLMGLIRPDAGEIRVFGHAIRPGAPVLSRVGAFVEGAGFLPHLSGRENLELYWKATGRPAQDAHMEEALEIAGLGDALARAVRTYSQGMRQRLAIAQAMLGLPDLLILDEPTNGLDPPQIREMREVMIRYAQGGRTVIVSSHLLAEVEQSCTHLVVMDRGRLVQAGPVADIVGSGGTLLVGLVTQIPDPLVEKVGALEGVETATRVDAGLLVRLGPTGTPHRLLTDLVRLDVPVNALGPHRRLEDAFLTLIGAPQT, encoded by the coding sequence ATGGATCTACGACTGGGCGCATGGCGCGAGCGGGTACGAGGACGGCCACGGCGGTGGATCGCCGCCACGGCCGCGCTTGTGGTGCTCGCGGGCGCGGGGACCTGGTCCGCCGCGGCCGCGTCCGACGGCGAACCCGCGGTACAGCGGCAGGACCGGATGATGCCGATGGGCGGCGGCGTCCGCATCGACACCTCGTACTTCACCTCGGGAAGCCCCACGGACAAGCGCCCCGCCGTACTGCTCGCCCACGGCTTCGGCGGCAGCAAGGCCGACCTGCGCGCAGAGGCCGAGAAGCTCTCCAGGGACGGGTACGCGGTACTGACCTGGTCGGCGCGCGGCTTCGGCCGATCCAACGGCAAGATCGGGCTCAACGACCCGAAGGGCGAGGTCGCGGACGTCTCGCGGATGATCGACTGGCTCGCGAAGCGGCCCGAGGTCCGGCTCGACAAGCCGGGCGACCCGCGCGTCGGCGTCACCGGCGCCTCGTACGGCGGCGCGGTCTCCCTCCTCGCCGCCGGACACGACGACCGGGTCGACGCGATCGCTCCGCAGATCACGTACTGGAACCTCGCCGACGCCCTCTTCCCGGACGGCGTCTTCAAGAAGCTGTGGGCCGGGATCTTCTTCACCTCCGGGTCCGCCGACATCGGCGCGCGTACCAGCGAGGCCGGTCTCCAGTGCGGCCGCTTCCAGAAGCAGCTGTGCGACATGTACCAGCGCGTGGCGGTCTCCGGTGAACCGGACGCGGCGGCGAGGAAGCTCCTCGCCGAGCGCAGCCCGGTCGCCGTGGGGAACCGCATCAAGGTGCCCACGCTGATCGCGCAGGGCCAGACCGACTCACTCTTCCCCCTCGGGCAGGCCGACGAGATGGCCCGCCAGATCAAGGCGAACGGGGCACCGGTCGACGTCGACTGGCTCGCCGGCGGCCATGACGGCGGCGACATGGAGGTCGCGCGGACCGAGACCCGCGTCGCCTCCTGGTTCGACCGCTACCTGAAGCAGGACAAGAGTGCCGACACCGGCCCGGCGTTCCGCGTCACCCGCACCGGCGGCGTCGACTCGACGGACGGCGCGGCCACGCTGCGTGGCGCGAGCGGGGAGACGTATCCGGGCCTGCGCGGCGACAAGCGCGTCGCGGTACCGCTGAAGTCGGCCACGGAGACGTTCGAGAACCCGCCGGGCGGCGGCCCCCCGTCGATCTCGGCGGTCCCGGGCCTGGGCAGCGTGTCCAGGCTCTCGTCGCTCGGCTTCGGCCTCTCCCTCGACTTCCCCGGTCAGTTCGCGCGCTTCGACTCGGCACCGCTGCGCAACGAGGTGCGGATCACCGGCTCACCCACGGTGCGGGCACACGTCAAGTCGTCCACCGGCACGGCCGTCCTCTTCGCGAAGGTGTACGACGCGGGCCCCGCCGGTACCCGCGAGGTACTGCCCTCCCAACTCGTCACACCGATCAAGGTGACCGGGGCGGGCGGCAACGGCAAGAACGTCACGATCACGCTCCCGGCCATCGACCACGAGGTGCAGAAGGGGCACCGGCTCCGGCTCGTCCTCTCGGCGACCGACCTCGGCTACGCGTCCCCGGCGAAGCCCGCCACGTACCAGGTCTCGCTGCACGACGGAGCCCTGAGCCTGCCCACCGCGCCCGACGTGGAGACGGCGGCGGCTCCCTTGCCGTCCTGGGTGTGGTGGCTGCCGATCGGCGCGGTCGTCATCGCGGCGGCCCTGCTCCTGACGGCCCGCAGGCGCACGACGGCGCCCGCCCCCGACCCCGCACTGGCAGAAGTCCCCCTCCAGATCACGGACTTGAGCAAGCGGTACGCGAAGTCGACCGACCGGTACGCGGTCCGTGACGTCTCCTTCACCGTGGAGAAGGGCCAGGTCCTCGGCCTCCTCGGACCGAACGGCGCGGGCAAGACGACGACCCTGCGCATGCTCATGGGCCTCATCCGCCCGGACGCCGGCGAGATCCGGGTCTTCGGCCACGCGATCCGCCCGGGCGCGCCCGTCCTCTCCAGGGTCGGCGCGTTCGTGGAGGGCGCGGGTTTCCTCCCGCACCTCTCCGGCCGGGAGAACCTGGAGCTGTACTGGAAGGCCACCGGCCGCCCGGCGCAGGACGCGCACATGGAAGAGGCACTGGAGATCGCGGGCCTCGGCGACGCCCTGGCCCGCGCCGTCCGCACGTACTCCCAGGGCATGCGCCAGCGCCTGGCCATCGCCCAGGCCATGCTCGGCCTCCCGGACCTCCTCATCCTCGACGAGCCGACCAACGGCCTCGACCCGCCGCAGATCCGCGAGATGCGCGAGGTGATGATCCGCTACGCGCAGGGCGGCCGCACGGTCATCGTCTCCAGCCACCTCCTCGCCGAGGTCGAACAGTCCTGCACGCACTTGGTCGTCATGGACCGAGGACGCCTGGTCCAGGCGGGCCCGGTGGCGGACATCGTCGGCTCCGGCGGCACCCTCCTCGTAGGCCTGGTGACCCAGATCCCGGACCCGCTGGTGGAGAAGGTCGGAGCCCTGGAGGGCGTGGAGACAGCGACCAGGGTGGACGCCGGCCTCCTGGTCCGCCTGGGACCGACCGGCACGCCGCACCGCCTCCTGACGGACCTGGTGCGCCTGGACGTCCCCGTCAACGCCCTGGGCCCGCACCGCCGCCTGGAGGACGCGTTCCTGACGCTGATCGGAGCCCCCCAGACATGA
- a CDS encoding GNAT family N-acetyltransferase, giving the protein MRIVRATTPTQLLAAADLFDAPPRPEWAADFLSAPGHHLCLAYEEVEGGDTPVGFISGVETVHPDKGREMFLYELSVDEEYRRRGIGRALIRTLADLASELGCYDMWVGVDTDNTVALAAYRGAGGRDDGPCRVLTWDFP; this is encoded by the coding sequence ATGCGTATCGTCCGCGCCACCACGCCGACCCAACTCCTCGCCGCCGCCGACCTCTTCGACGCGCCCCCGCGCCCGGAGTGGGCCGCCGACTTCCTCTCCGCCCCCGGCCATCACCTCTGTCTCGCCTACGAAGAGGTGGAGGGCGGTGACACCCCTGTGGGGTTCATCAGTGGGGTGGAGACCGTCCATCCGGACAAAGGGCGCGAGATGTTTCTTTACGAGCTTTCCGTGGACGAGGAGTACCGGCGGCGCGGTATCGGCCGCGCCCTCATCCGTACGCTCGCCGACCTCGCCTCGGAACTCGGCTGCTACGACATGTGGGTCGGCGTCGACACGGACAACACCGTCGCTCTCGCGGCCTACCGCGGCGCGGGCGGTCGCGACGACGGGCCGTGTCGCGTCCTCACGTGGGACTTCCCCTAG
- a CDS encoding APC family permease: protein MTDMLRPTASPTVEPLPNTAPPQKLKRSIGVVGGTLLTLSCVTPASTLFVVVPDLFGTLGTATALTIAIGSLLCIGVAFCYSELGTLIPSAGGEYAMVSTLAGRLAGWLVFVLSLLVVMIVPPVIAMGTADYLAPLVHLNPSLAGAGVMLLATLAGLLDLRANAWITGVFLVLEVIAAAVVAVLGFAHSERGAGSLISMEVAGGNGHADTVTAMLVVSGLAIALFITQGFSTAVYLSEELENPRTSVARTVLATLAISTVIILVPVVAITLGAKDLSALTSGDISGMVEAWSNSAVGTFVSLCVALAIINAGIVMVIQNSRVLFASARDKAWPEPVNRGLAKLGRFGSPWVATLVVGVPGAALCFVNLDTLYGVTGVSVTGMYLLVAVAALLSRRGSHREQSAWRMPLWPAVPVVLIAVMAYILSQQETSYLLWTGGITAAATVYWALYLRPRRETRWLVSLPEDAQA from the coding sequence ATGACCGACATGCTTCGCCCCACCGCGTCCCCCACGGTGGAGCCCCTGCCGAACACGGCACCGCCCCAGAAGCTCAAGCGTTCCATCGGCGTCGTCGGCGGCACCCTGCTCACGCTGTCGTGCGTGACGCCCGCCTCCACGCTCTTCGTCGTCGTCCCCGACCTGTTCGGCACGCTCGGCACGGCCACCGCCCTCACCATCGCGATCGGCTCGCTGCTCTGTATCGGCGTCGCGTTCTGCTACTCGGAGCTGGGCACGCTCATCCCCAGCGCGGGCGGCGAGTACGCCATGGTGTCGACTCTCGCGGGCCGCCTCGCCGGCTGGCTGGTCTTCGTCCTCTCCCTCCTCGTCGTGATGATCGTGCCGCCCGTGATCGCCATGGGCACGGCCGACTACCTCGCCCCGCTCGTGCATCTGAACCCGTCGCTCGCGGGCGCCGGCGTCATGCTGCTCGCCACCCTCGCGGGCCTGCTCGACCTGCGGGCCAACGCCTGGATCACCGGCGTCTTCCTCGTCCTGGAAGTCATCGCGGCGGCCGTCGTCGCCGTCCTCGGCTTCGCGCACTCCGAGCGCGGCGCCGGCTCGCTGATCTCCATGGAGGTCGCGGGCGGCAACGGCCACGCCGACACGGTGACGGCCATGCTCGTCGTCTCCGGGCTCGCCATCGCCCTCTTCATCACCCAGGGCTTCTCCACCGCCGTCTACCTCTCCGAGGAGCTGGAGAACCCGCGTACGTCCGTCGCCCGCACGGTCCTCGCCACCCTCGCCATCTCGACGGTGATCATCCTGGTCCCGGTCGTCGCGATCACCCTGGGCGCCAAGGACCTCTCGGCCCTCACCTCCGGCGACATCAGCGGCATGGTCGAGGCCTGGTCGAACTCGGCCGTCGGCACGTTCGTCTCCCTCTGCGTCGCCCTCGCGATCATCAACGCGGGCATCGTCATGGTCATCCAGAACTCCCGCGTCCTGTTCGCCTCCGCCCGCGACAAGGCCTGGCCCGAGCCGGTCAACCGCGGCCTCGCCAAGCTCGGCCGATTCGGCTCGCCCTGGGTCGCCACGCTGGTCGTCGGCGTCCCCGGCGCGGCCCTGTGCTTCGTCAACCTCGACACCCTGTACGGCGTGACGGGCGTCTCCGTCACCGGCATGTACCTGCTCGTCGCCGTGGCCGCGCTGCTCTCCCGACGCGGCAGCCACCGCGAGCAGTCGGCCTGGCGGATGCCGCTGTGGCCCGCCGTCCCGGTCGTCCTGATCGCGGTGATGGCGTACATCCTCAGCCAGCAGGAGACCTCGTACCTGCTGTGGACGGGCGGCATCACGGCCGCGGCGACCGTCTACTGGGCGCTGTACCTGCGCCCGCGCCGCGAGACGCGCTGGCTGGTGTCGCTGCCGGAGGACGCGCAGGCGTAA
- the mmsA gene encoding CoA-acylating methylmalonate-semialdehyde dehydrogenase: MPDLKDLKDRKDLTSVHHWIGGKTVEGTSGNHGPVTDPATGAVTTRVDFASVEEVDAAVAAAKEAYATWGQSSLAKRTEIMFRFRALLDANRDAIAELITAEHGKVHSDALGEVARGLEIVDLACGINVQLKGELSTQVASRVDVSSIRQPLGVVAGITPFNFPAMVPMWMFPIAIACGNTFVLKPSEKDPSASLKIAELLSEAGLPDGVFNVLHGDKVAVDRLLEHPDVAAVSFVGSTPIARHIHTTASANGKRVQALGGAKNHMLVLPDADLDAAADAAVSAAYGSAGERCMAISAVVAVGAIGDELVAKIKERAEKIKIGPGNDPTSEMGPLITAVHRDKVASYVEGAAADGCEVVLDGTGYTVEGHENGHWIGLSLLDKVPTSAKAYQDEIFGPVLCVLRAETYEEGLALINASPFGNGTAIFTRDGGAARRFQLEVEAGMVGVNVPIPVPVGYHSFGGWKDSLFGDHHIYGNDGTHFYTRGKVVTTRWPDPSEAPSGVDLGFPRNH; encoded by the coding sequence ATGCCTGACCTCAAGGACCTCAAGGACCGCAAGGACCTCACGTCCGTCCACCACTGGATCGGCGGCAAGACCGTCGAGGGCACATCGGGCAACCACGGCCCGGTGACCGACCCGGCGACCGGCGCCGTCACCACGCGGGTCGACTTCGCCTCGGTCGAGGAGGTGGACGCGGCGGTGGCCGCCGCCAAGGAGGCGTACGCGACGTGGGGCCAGTCCTCGCTCGCGAAGCGCACCGAGATCATGTTCCGGTTCCGCGCGCTGCTCGACGCCAACCGTGACGCGATCGCCGAGCTGATCACCGCCGAGCACGGCAAGGTGCACAGCGACGCGCTCGGCGAGGTGGCGCGCGGCCTGGAGATCGTGGACCTGGCGTGCGGCATCAACGTGCAGCTGAAGGGCGAGCTGTCGACGCAGGTGGCGAGCCGGGTCGACGTGTCGTCGATCCGTCAGCCGCTCGGTGTCGTCGCCGGTATCACGCCGTTCAACTTCCCGGCCATGGTGCCGATGTGGATGTTCCCGATCGCCATCGCGTGCGGCAACACGTTCGTGCTGAAGCCGAGCGAGAAGGACCCCTCGGCGTCCCTCAAGATCGCGGAGCTGCTCTCCGAGGCGGGCCTGCCCGACGGCGTCTTCAACGTCCTGCACGGTGACAAGGTGGCGGTCGACCGCCTCCTGGAGCACCCGGACGTCGCGGCGGTGTCCTTCGTCGGCTCGACCCCGATCGCGCGTCACATCCACACCACGGCCTCCGCCAACGGCAAGCGCGTACAGGCGCTCGGCGGCGCCAAGAACCACATGCTGGTGCTGCCGGACGCGGACCTGGACGCGGCCGCCGACGCGGCGGTCTCGGCGGCGTACGGCTCCGCGGGCGAGCGCTGCATGGCGATCTCGGCGGTCGTGGCGGTCGGTGCCATCGGCGACGAGCTCGTGGCGAAGATCAAGGAGCGCGCCGAGAAGATCAAGATCGGTCCCGGCAACGACCCGACGTCGGAGATGGGCCCGCTCATCACGGCCGTCCACCGCGACAAGGTCGCCTCGTACGTCGAGGGCGCCGCGGCCGACGGCTGCGAGGTCGTGCTCGACGGCACCGGCTACACCGTGGAGGGCCACGAGAACGGCCACTGGATCGGCCTCTCGCTCCTCGACAAGGTCCCCACCTCGGCGAAGGCCTACCAGGACGAGATCTTCGGCCCGGTCCTGTGCGTGCTGCGCGCGGAGACGTACGAGGAGGGCCTGGCGCTGATCAACGCCTCGCCGTTCGGCAACGGCACCGCGATCTTCACGCGTGACGGCGGCGCCGCCCGCCGCTTCCAGCTGGAGGTCGAGGCCGGCATGGTCGGCGTCAACGTGCCGATCCCGGTGCCCGTCGGCTACCACTCGTTCGGTGGCTGGAAGGACAGCCTCTTCGGCGACCACCACATCTACGGCAACGACGGCACGCACTTCTACACGCGCGGCAAGGTCGTCACGACCCGCTGGCCGGACCCGTCCGAGGCCCCCTCGGGCGTGGACCTGGGCTTCCCGCGCAACCACTGA